Proteins from a genomic interval of Papaver somniferum cultivar HN1 chromosome 4, ASM357369v1, whole genome shotgun sequence:
- the LOC113272739 gene encoding uncharacterized protein LOC113272739: MMQISDAFVEDDILSRENEDEDFSNEVDWRTEVHLFLEQGTLPIDFKQARNIQSKAGRYDLRGGVLYKKSFLGPLLRCLSREEGYRILRGIHYKDAGNHSGMRPLADKAKMQGYYWPQMIQDAARMSRRSEECQRFSRRIHATATNLNSVDIPWPFSKWGIDIVGPLVEGSWKRFGIPAEIVSDNGKQLQGRT, from the exons ATGATGCAGATTTCTGATGCCTTTGTCGAAGATGATATCTTGTCTAGAGAAAAcgaggacgaagatttcagcaatgaaGTGGATTGGAGAACCGAAGTTCACCTCTTCCTTGAACAAGGAACGCTACCCATAGATTTTAAGCAAGCCCGAAATATACAATCAAAAGCAGGGAGATACGATCTTCGGGGAGGTGTTCTCTACAAGAAATCTTTTCTCGGTCCCCTGTTACGCTGCTTATCCAGGGAGGAAGGCTATCGTATCTTGAGGGGTATCCACTACAAGGACGCAGGCAACCACAGCGGGATGAGACCATTAGCTGACAAAGCCaagatgcaaggatattactggccgcaGATGATACAAGACGCTGCCAGAATGTCAAGAAGaagcgaagaatgtcagcgtttctctAGGAGAATCCATGCCACGGCAACGAATCTAAATTCAGTAGATATCCCCTGGCCATTCTctaaatggggcatagatatcgtcggaccCCTGGTTGAAGGATCATGGAAAAG attcggcatCCCCGCAGAAATTGTCTCCGACAACGGAAAGCAACTACAGGGAAGAACATAG